GCCGGTGGAGAGGTTGAGCAGCACCGCGCCCTGTGCGCGGCCATCGTCCACCAGAAGGTCCGTACAGAAAAACTCGTCCAGCCGTTTGATGGACGGGTACTTCATGGATGTCTGATACAGCGTATGAAGGATGTGGAAGCCGGTGCGATCGGCGGCGAACCAGGTGCGCGCGATCTTCATCCCGCCGAACCGCCGCACCGCGATATCGCCATCCGGCTTGCGGCTCCAGGGGCAGCCCCAATGTTCGAGCTGGATCATCTCCGGCGTGCAGTGCTCGACGAAATACTCAACCACGTCCTGTTCGCAGAGCCAGTCGCCGCCTGAAACGGTGTCGTCGAAATGAGCCTGAAGACTGTCGGTATCCTGCAGCACGCCAGCCGAGCCGCCTTCCGCGGCGACGGTGTGGCTTCGCATCGGATAGACCTTCGACACCAGCGCAATCGACAAACCCGGCGCGGCTTCGGCGGCTGCGATTGCCGCACGCAGGCCGGCTCCCCCCGCGCCCAGTATCAGTATATCGGCTTCGATGTGCTCCACTCGGAGTTCTCCCTCCCGCGCGAGACTGTTTCCTGCCCCAGCTTCTCTTCACAAGATAATGATTGGCGGGCGAATTCGCTCGCCGCGCCGATGGCCGCGCCGAAGATAACCGATCCGTGATGAAAGATCGTGGGCTCTGTGTCGCCAAAATGTATCTGATTTTGCGAAAGTGGCACGAAGTCCGCACACGGATCGCCGGAGCGCCTCGACGGTTACGCACCCCCGCCTCGCTCGGTCGGGACGCGCGTCCGGCACGCTCGGAACGTGCCATGGCTGCACCCATTTCCCGGGCGCCCGCCTGCCTGCTGTGTAAAGGCGCGAAACAAAAAAGCCGCGCTTCACAGCGCGGCCCGGAATTCCTTTTGATCGAGGTGCGTTCGCGCCAGCCCGATTGCGTCGAGCTTCCGCGACAAGCCGCGCGAAGCTTACGCCGCTTCGGCTTCGTCCTCGGCGTCCTGAACGGGACCGGAGTCCAGTCCCTTGGCGTTGACGTCGCGATCCACAAGCTCAATGACCGCGAGCGGGGCATTGTCGCCATAGCGGAAGCCCGCCTTGAGAACGCGTGTATAGCCGCCCGGACGGTCCGCGTAGCGCGGAGCGAGCGTCGCGAACAGCTTCGCTACCTGCGTCTCGTCGCGAAGCCGCGAGGCAGCCACGCGGCGGGCATGAAGGTCGCCGCGCTTCGCAAGCGTGATAAGCGCTTCCACG
This genomic window from Rhodomicrobium lacus contains:
- the rplQ gene encoding 50S ribosomal protein L17, with product MRHRRSGRKFNRTASHRQAMFANMAAALIKHEQIVTTLPKAKDLRGVVEALITLAKRGDLHARRVAASRLRDETQVAKLFATLAPRYADRPGGYTRVLKAGFRYGDNAPLAVIELVDRDVNAKGLDSGPVQDAEDEAEAA